In a genomic window of Erigeron canadensis isolate Cc75 chromosome 5, C_canadensis_v1, whole genome shotgun sequence:
- the LOC122599828 gene encoding ras-related protein RABB1c-like, translating to MSYAYLFKYIIIGDTGVGKSCLLLQFTDKRFQPVHDLTIGVEFGARMITIDNKPIKLQIWDTAGQESFRSITRSYYRGAAGALLVYDITRRETFNHLASWLEDARQHANANMTVMLIGNKCDLAHRRAVSTEEGEQFAKENGLVFMEASAKTAQNVEEAFINTAGTIYKKIQDGVFDVSNESYGIKVGYGGTSGPSGGRDSTAQSGACCS from the exons atgtcATACGCATACCTTTTTAAGTACATCATTATCGGAGATACCG GGGTTGGAAAATCATGTCTTCTCCTGCAGTTCACAGACAAGCGTTTTCAGCCCGTTCATGATTTAACCATTGGTGTTGAATTTGGTGCTAGAATGATAACCATCGACAACAAACCAATAAAGCTGCAGATTTGGGACACA GCCGGTCAGGAATCATTTAGATCCATAACAAGGTCTTATTACAGAGGCGCTGCTGGTGCACTTCTGGTTTATGACATCACTAG GAGGGAAACTTTTAATCACCTCGCGAGCTGGTTGGAGGATGCTAGGCAGCATGCAAATGCAAATATGACTGTGATGCTTATTGGTAACAAGTGTGATCTTGCACACAGACGAGCTGTTAGTACAGAAGAAGGTGAACAATTTGCTAAGGAAAACGGTCTAGTCTTCATGGAAGCCTCTGCAAAAACTGCACAGAATGTTGAGGAG GCATTCATAAACACAGCTGGAACAATTTATAAGAAGATTCAGGATGGAGTTTTTGATGTATCAAATGAG TCTTATGGGATAAAAGTTGGATACGGTGGCACCTCTGGCCCATCAGGAGGAAGAGACTCCACTGCCCAGTCAGGAGCGTGTTGCAGCTAA